The region TTGCTTCCAAAACCTGAGAGAAGCAGCGCCTTAAAGCGCAATTCGCTCACtttaaattaattaattaccaTACATGTGGTGCGTTTTCGAGCAAATCGTGCCGGGTTTGTCTAGATTAAGGTACAGTAGAAAAAAAAACGATCAGATCAATAGTATACATTTCACTAAGTTCATTTTTACGCTTTTTAAGTTAGGTTTTCTAGGAATTGTCAGTATAAATAAGTACGAAATTAAAGGTACATTTTGTTTCGTGTAAGCAATCATGTCCACCTTCTTCGTCTCTTTCATGGGCTTAAAGTCACACGtattttacgtgtatgcccgtttttaccccgccattcaggcagccatacgccgccttcgggggaagcatgcatgctgggtattttcgtgccTGTATAACccgccgaactctgacatggattgcaggatcttttccgtgcgcacttggtcttgtgcttgcgtgtacacacgaagggggatacggcaatagcaggtctgcacacaagttggcCTGAGAGATCAGAAAGAATCCCCCCTTTAAGTCTAACACGTAGAGCTACTCAAGCGACTCCAGTTGAAGACAGGTAACATGGAGACAGCTGATATCGTGATCCCGCTCTTGAAAACAAATATCAAAGAGATTTTCGAACTGCATTAGAACAGACACAAAGGTCTTACTGTACCGCAATTGTCAATGACGATTTTGAGTAGGTGAACTCCACACCCCCAACATTTGTGAATCTAGAACCTCTGCGGCCTTGTGAAGAGAACCTTAATTATCTTTACTTATTTTCCAGTGTACCTTTATGATTGCCGCAATGTGgattaaaaatctaaaatatTCAACTTATATGCGCACAAGGTTAAGTCCTACAAAGTAAGTGACATGGATCTGATTCATTATTTATATATACTAGCAACATTTATTCAGTACTTAAATACTTACCTTGTTTTCTATAGTTTTTCCAATTTCTCTTGAACACAAGAATGAGGAAAAGAATATTGTCGAAATCTGTATAGAAAATTACTTCAGCGTTAACTTACCTCGATTAGCCTCGTTCTTGTATTCCGATTTCTCTTAAATACAAGAACGATGTCAGGAATACTTTTAAAATCCGTATATAAAATATTACAGTAAATACTTAACATGAACGATGATACAAATTATCGGCCACAAAATCATTATTGACAAACtcccccgaaaacggcgtatggctgcctaaatggcgggttaaaaacggccgtacacgtaaaaatcgtcggagtttcagcccatgaacgaagaagaacaggaacaagaagaacacgaagaacaagaagaacaagaacaagaagaacaagacgaGAACAAGAACAGGAACAAGAGCAggagcaagaacaagaacactaagaacaagaacaagaagagcaagaaCAGTAACAAgacgaacaagaacaagaagaagaagaagaagaagaagaagaagaagaagaagaagaagaagaagaagaagaaggctaTTGGCATACGTACGCAATTACTAAAACAATATAGTACGCACCCCAACACACGAGAAATAAAGACTTCGGAAATTCCTCACCAGGTTTCGTCAAAACACCAACGGAATCCTTTGGCCAAACGAGTCATGCACACTTAaatccacacgcacacacacacacacacagtctaaGAGAGGTCATGAAGACATATGGAATCTATGTCTCGGAGATATCAGATAAACCAATCCTGGCTTAACTCATTGACAATGCTAATTACATATGAGATATAATGTGCGCCAACGCGCTATACTTATACGGGAAAGATAGCAGACTACGCTTGAGTGTAGGAAAGAAGACAATGGAAGTGACCTGAGAGATATCATGGATACTATTGTCTGGAATTCCCCTGAGTTGGACAGGATAAAGAAGAGAGTTGACAATGTGGGTATTGAGAAAAGTTTGAACGTTTTACTGGGTCGAGTGAAAATGTTGAGTAACCTGTTACGCCCCTGCACccttgagaaagagagagaaagaaaggcagagagacagacagaaagggagagagagagagagagagagagagagagagagacatagagagagagaaagtgatagagtaacatagagagagagaaagaaagagagatagagagagagagagatagagagagagatagagagagagagagagatagagagaaagagagatagagagagagagatagagagagagatagagagatagagagagagatagagagagagatatatatatagagagagatagagagagagagatagagagagagagggataaagagatagagagagagacagagacagaaagggagagagagagacagagacagaaagggagagagagagagagagagaaagagagagagagagaaagagacagacagacagaaaaggagagatagagagacagaaagagagagagacagaaagggagagagagagagacagacagaaagggagagagagagagagagagagagagagagagagagagagagagagagagagagagagagagagagagagagagagagagagagagcgagagagcgagagagagaattaaaaccaacaaacaaaccaacaaattaaCCGAGTGGACTAACCAAACAACCCACCAAACATTTAGACAAGGACTATCGAAAGAAAGCAAGGACTGAAGGGAAATGATGACAAAGCAACAAGTTTTGACAAAGATTAAtgcaaacaagaaattcctccgaggtaggaaaaacacccccgtccttaccattctcactgccaccaactgagaaggttatttccctttgaccattaatatgtccctctataagtccttgtagaatcttaatccaccaataactccctaaccgtgtgtttgactggtcccaatttttgtaaggaccgtctcaggaatgtatagaacctgttcaccaagtttggtgacgatcggtccgttcattcttgagatctatatgcgaacacaaacacacacacaaacaaacaaacaaacacatcgaccgaatcctatacacacccctataccgggggtgtaataaagagGCAATGTTCCAGGCACATCACcttaaaacaaatttaaacaaaaaacatctAAGAGGGACCAAACCAACGATCATACTTCATCTTGTCAGTACACCCTGAACAAAATATAGCTATAGTGCCTTGATAAACTGGCCGAATTCTCTCTCGATCACGTTATCTCGAATGTATCAAACACAATTCTTAGACAGACAAGCTAAGATCCTTTACTTCAATTCTGCTCTCCATAAGAGCAGAACATACTTACACAGCCTTGAATTCTATTAGCAGATCGACATCGGAAGCGTATAAGCAAACAAATTTCTGTTTTCCGCTTAATGGTTTTGAACAAAGAAACAGAACATCCGTAGAGTAAGCTTACTCGTACGCAGTGTTGATTTCTATTGATAGATCGACATCAGAAGCGTTTAGGCAAACATTCCTGGTTTCTGCTAAATGTTCCGGAACAACGAAAGAGGGCGCGCGTCCGTATAATGTTCGTGAGAGACTTACAAACTAGACCCCAATGAAATATTGGTTGTGTGCCTCAGAACAAAAGAGTACAAACAAGGAACTTCTTCTGTGTAGGTTATCGACCCCAATCTTCAAGAGGTCGATCCTCAGGCTACTAAGAATTTCCAAAGCTAGGATCCTCCGAAGGCGGAGTACGACTGCATAAATAACGGAGTGATTGAAAACAGGTGTACACGTTGTCTTTCTATTTGGATGAGAGAGTCACAATCTCTGTATCTATAgttgctcaacaacaacaacaacaacaacaacaacaacaacaacaacaacaacaacaacaacaacaacaacaacaacaacaacaacgaagctATGAAAATGACTCAAAAGATTGTTTTGATACCAATTATTTTTGTTATGAGAAATTAGATAACAAGTATTTAGATATGTTTATGTTTACAAAATCGCGGTGATTGCTTCATGAACATAATTCGAGTATAGCATAATCTCTGAAGCTAtgttacagaatacagaatacagaatacagtatttattgagccaagtgacattaaaaaaacattttaagcacaaggaatttagcgtagtgttggtaaaatcacgcacacacacacacacccacacacacactgacacacacacacacacgcccacacattcactgacatacacaccaacacacacacgcccacactacagcagtcacgatcacaccatcacacgcagggcagacatgaggtaaaacaaatgacaatcatctattaaaagaaaaagtacaaagagtggtctaagatgctggtggaagggtctacacagaatacaattttataatctaatgcatagttagaactagcccatcccctccacccacccactcatgaatgactaaaataatgcagctaaaaatatagaaaaaataaaaatcacacatcaaagtcccactcaacccctcccccctccccaccaccaccaccaccaccacctaacACTGAGTCACAGGATGTGGTGAGCTCACCGCCAGCAGGATCACCGACTGCGAAGCTGCCCAACTGAGGGATGGGATGCGTTAAGGGAGGAAACAGCTTGGGGGAAGAAAGAGGTCTGGAGACGTCGAGTGCGTGCCCCCAGGGATCGGAATCGACGACCTGAGGGCAGGCGCTCGAAGAGGGGATGGCCAGGGTGGGACTCGTCAGCCACAATTTTCTGGGCTCTGGACAGCATGCGCTTGGCATAGAGGGATGCTAGGGAGGGCAGCTCACAGCCGACGATCCTGCTAGCAGTGCGCACCACACGCTCCAGCTTGTTCTTGAGCAGCTGGGAGGTGTTGCCGTACCACACTGTGATGGAGAATGTCAAGATGCTCTCCACCACGGCCCTGTAGAACTGGACCAGGATGACCTGGCTGAGGCGGAACTTCTTGAGCTGGCGCAAGAAGTAGAGGCGTTGCCGCGCTCGCTTGACGATGGCGTCAACGTTATCATCCCAGCACAGGTCGTTGGAGATGGTGGTGCCTAAGAACTTGAAAAAGTCCACCATCTCGATGGGATCGCCGTTGATGATCAGTGGAGCCACAGGGCCTTTTTTCCTGCGAAAGTCCACCACCATCTCCTTGGTCTTGGTGGCGTTCAGCAGGAGATTGTTGTTGTCGCACCACGACACCAGACAGTCGACCTCCTGGCGGTACACGGTCTCATCACCGCCGGTGATGAGACCTTCGGCTGTGGTGTCGTCAGCGAACTTCACCAGCTGAACTGAGTCATGTTGACGATTATACCCACAATAATAGGCAATGGACAAAACATAAGAAAGAAGCACATCCATTAACTCTTAATGTATTCGACTTGGTGAGCGACCGTCGTGACGAGCGGTCACGTTTTTGCGCTGCTCTCTACGCCCCGAGTTTTGTAGTACACCAGCTTCGCTCTCTTTCATGTGTGTGCTTGGATTACTGAAACTTCGCTGGACTAGGACTGGGACTGACCTGCTGTGGTGAATGTTATTGTTCCTTGGTGTCGCTAGTTTGCCTATTAGCTTCTCCTTCACTATGATGTTGTAGTTATTCGCTATtcctttgtgtctttctctacctACGTGACCGTGTATtcgttgttgcttttttgggtcttttttctgctttgttgttgttgttttttttacataccTCTGTGAAATTATGTCCACCCAAGAACCTGTACTACCTGTCTTCATCAGAAACAATGATATTGCTCGCACAGGTCTGAACCCCGCGACAGTCCTTGAGGTCTGTCTGGCTGCTGAACGTATCTCTGGTCGAGGCTCGATTATAGGGGCTCAGGACATCAGGGGTCTATGGAGAATTTACCCTGCCAACCGCGACTCCAGGAACACTTTGCTCATCCAAGGAATCGCCCTGCGTGGTATGACCATCAAAGTGTGTGCAACCAACCCTTATACCCTTCGGGACAACGCGGGGGAGGAGACTCCGTCTACCAAAGTTTGGATCGACGATATTCCGATCTCCGTTGCTGACTCTGAGATCGAATTCTCCCTTGTGAAACTGGGATGCGAACTTCGATCGGCAGTTAAGATGGAAAGAGCTAGGGACGCTGACAACAAACTAACTCGATTCCTGACGGGACGTCGGTTTGTTTTCATCACCACCCCCACAACCCCTCTAGAAAAAACAATGAAGGTGGGAGGCTTCTTCACAGCAAAAGTTTACCACAGAGAACAGAAACTCGTAAAGAAAAAAGTCATTTGCTCAAAGTGCCTCAATGAGGGGCACCACGTTTCACAGTGCGACAGAGAGGTAGTCTGCCGTGACTGTCTCAAACCTGGCCATAAACGCGGCGACAACGCTTGCAGCGCACGTGCCAGCGAAACGGAAGGTGACAGTGACACTGAAATTGAACCAAATCAGTCCGGCGAGCTGACCACTGCACCAAACGAGACGCGTGCAGCACGCAGTGACAATGCGCAGGCAGCGAACCCGGCCGCCAAACTCAccagtgaaaaggacagggaggaggaagggggggagacACGCACGCCTCGTCCTTCGGTCCGCCA is a window of Littorina saxatilis isolate snail1 unplaced genomic scaffold, US_GU_Lsax_2.0 scaffold_2347, whole genome shotgun sequence DNA encoding:
- the LOC138955023 gene encoding uncharacterized protein, whose amino-acid sequence is MDVLLSYVLSIAYYCGYNRQHDSVQLVKFADDTTAEGLITGGDETVYRQEVDCLVSWCDNNNLLLNATKTKEMVVDFRRKKGPVAPLIINGDPIEMVDFFKFLGTTISNDLCWDDNVDAIVKRARQRLYFLRQLKKFRLSQVILVQFYRAVVESILTFSITVWYGNTSQLLKNKLERVVRTASRIVGCELPSLASLYAKRMLSRAQKIVADESHPGHPLFERLPSGRRFRSLGARTRRLQTSFFPQAVSSLNASHPSVGQLRSR